The Bacillus xiapuensis genome window below encodes:
- a CDS encoding helix-turn-helix domain-containing protein has protein sequence METDQWGRRIRAFRKLKGYTQERLAQKLGLSISVLGDIERGYRPLSKELMQQIADELQIQADELRPPKNKVER, from the coding sequence ATGGAAACCGATCAATGGGGACGGCGCATTCGAGCTTTTAGAAAACTGAAGGGCTATACCCAGGAGCGGCTGGCTCAGAAATTGGGGCTATCCATTTCGGTGCTGGGGGACATCGAACGAGGGTACCGCCCGCTTTCGAAAGAGCTTATGCAGCAAATTGCTGATGAGCTTCAGATTCAAGCGGATGAGCTTCGCCCGCCAAAGAATAAAGTAGAAAGGTGA
- the folB gene encoding dihydroneopterin aldolase translates to MDKIYMTGMEFYGYHGVFPEETKLGQRFRVDVIVELPLKKAGETDELQYSVNYAEVFQVCKEVAEGEPCKLVEAVAEKIAASLLETFLSVHACTVKVIKPDPPIPGHYQHVAVEITRTR, encoded by the coding sequence ATGGATAAGATTTATATGACTGGCATGGAGTTTTATGGATATCATGGAGTTTTTCCCGAAGAAACCAAGCTTGGACAGCGTTTTCGCGTCGATGTGATAGTAGAATTGCCGCTTAAGAAAGCGGGAGAGACAGATGAATTGCAGTACTCTGTGAACTACGCAGAGGTTTTTCAAGTGTGTAAAGAAGTTGCAGAGGGAGAGCCTTGTAAGCTGGTTGAAGCAGTTGCTGAGAAGATTGCAGCCTCTCTTTTGGAGACGTTTTTATCTGTTCATGCTTGCACGGTGAAAGTGATTAAACCGGACCCGCCTATCCCTGGCCATTATCAACATGTCGCAGTTGAAATAACACGAACGAGATAG
- the lysS gene encoding lysine--tRNA ligase — protein MSHEDVNDQLLVRREKMQALRDKGLDPFGKRFERTHSAQAIIGEFDQFSKEELEEKGAVVKIAGRVMTKRGKGKAGFAHIQDLSGQIQIYVRKDTVGEEAYEVFNMTDLGDIVGVSGTVFKTKVGELSIKVSHYEYLTKALRPLPDKFHGLKDVEQRYRQRYLDLITSPESQQTFIARSRIIQSMRRYLDEHGYLEVETPMMHAIAGGAAARPFITHHNALDMELYMRIAIELHLKRLIVGGMEKVYEIGRVFRNEGVSTRHNPEFTMIELYEAYADYQDIMTLTENLIAHIAKEVHGTTTVPYGEHQVDLKPKWRRYHMVDAVKEYTGVDFWQQMTDEEARQLAKEHGIEYKETMQYGHIVNEFFEQRVEEKLIQPTFIYGHPVEISPLAKKNEEDPRFTDRFELFIVGREHANAFTELNDPIDQRQRFEAQLKEKEQGNDEAHEMDEDFIEALEYGLPPTGGLGIGVDRLVMLLTNSPSIRDVLLFPLMRHKE, from the coding sequence ATGAGTCACGAAGATGTGAACGACCAATTATTGGTCAGAAGAGAGAAAATGCAAGCATTAAGAGACAAAGGGCTGGACCCATTTGGCAAGCGCTTTGAACGCACTCATTCAGCTCAAGCGATCATCGGCGAATTTGATCAGTTCTCAAAAGAGGAGCTGGAAGAGAAAGGTGCCGTGGTCAAGATTGCTGGCCGTGTGATGACGAAGCGCGGGAAAGGCAAAGCGGGATTTGCTCACATTCAGGATCTATCGGGCCAAATTCAAATTTATGTCCGTAAAGATACCGTGGGAGAAGAAGCGTACGAAGTATTTAATATGACCGATTTAGGGGATATTGTTGGGGTAAGCGGGACCGTTTTCAAAACAAAAGTAGGAGAGCTATCCATTAAAGTCAGTCATTATGAATACTTAACGAAAGCTTTACGTCCTCTTCCGGATAAATTTCACGGTTTGAAAGATGTAGAGCAGCGCTACCGCCAGCGGTACTTAGATTTGATTACCAGCCCGGAAAGCCAGCAAACATTTATCGCCCGCAGCCGTATCATCCAGTCGATGAGACGCTATTTAGATGAACACGGGTATCTGGAAGTCGAAACGCCAATGATGCATGCCATCGCCGGCGGTGCGGCTGCGCGTCCTTTTATTACGCACCATAATGCGCTGGACATGGAATTGTACATGCGAATCGCGATTGAATTGCATCTGAAACGTCTGATTGTGGGCGGCATGGAGAAGGTATACGAAATTGGCCGCGTCTTCCGAAACGAAGGAGTTTCTACACGCCATAATCCGGAGTTTACGATGATCGAGTTGTATGAAGCATACGCCGATTATCAAGATATCATGACCTTAACAGAAAATCTGATCGCTCATATTGCAAAAGAGGTGCATGGAACAACCACTGTGCCGTATGGTGAGCATCAAGTCGATCTAAAACCGAAATGGCGGCGCTATCACATGGTAGATGCAGTGAAAGAGTACACGGGTGTGGACTTTTGGCAGCAGATGACCGACGAAGAAGCGCGTCAACTAGCGAAAGAACACGGGATTGAATACAAGGAAACTATGCAATATGGTCACATTGTGAACGAATTCTTTGAACAAAGAGTGGAAGAGAAGCTCATCCAGCCAACATTTATTTATGGTCATCCGGTAGAGATTTCTCCGCTGGCTAAGAAAAACGAGGAAGATCCGCGTTTCACAGATCGCTTTGAGCTGTTCATTGTCGGCCGAGAACATGCGAACGCATTTACCGAGCTCAACGACCCAATCGATCAGCGGCAGCGCTTTGAGGCTCAGCTGAAAGAGAAAGAACAGGGGAATGACGAAGCGCATGAAATGGACGAGGACTTTATCGAGGCGCTTGAGTACGGGCTTCCTCCTACAGGCGGTCTAGGAATCGGTGTCGACCGGTTAGTTATGCTGTTAACCAATTCTCCTTCCATTCGCGATGTGTTGCTTTTCCCGTTAATGAGACATAAGGAATAG
- the folK gene encoding 2-amino-4-hydroxy-6-hydroxymethyldihydropteridine diphosphokinase — protein MKNTAYLSLGTNLGDRLSNLHSALSAIEMEKGIKIEKVSSVYETDPVGYTNQAPFLNMTIRIQTSLSPEELLNRCLSIERKLGRIREFKWGPRIIDLDILVYNQDNIKSEKLIIPHPRMHERAFVLIPLLEIDPTFCFPGTRILLKERVKSIQGKEGVRLWKPINGDGAFELLEN, from the coding sequence ATGAAAAATACAGCATACTTGTCATTGGGAACCAATCTTGGCGATCGGTTATCCAATTTACACTCCGCTCTGTCCGCTATTGAGATGGAGAAAGGAATAAAAATAGAAAAGGTTTCATCCGTCTATGAAACGGATCCAGTCGGCTACACGAATCAGGCCCCGTTTTTGAATATGACGATCAGAATACAGACGTCATTATCCCCGGAAGAACTGTTAAATCGATGTCTTTCTATTGAACGAAAGCTGGGAAGAATAAGGGAATTCAAATGGGGGCCAAGAATAATAGACCTTGACATTTTAGTATATAATCAAGACAATATTAAATCAGAGAAACTAATCATTCCGCACCCGAGAATGCACGAACGAGCTTTCGTGCTTATTCCATTATTAGAGATAGATCCAACATTTTGCTTTCCAGGAACGCGCATACTGCTTAAAGAAAGAGTAAAAAGCATTCAAGGAAAAGAAGGTGTACGGTTATGGAAACCGATCAATGGGGACGGCGCATTCGAGCTTTTAGAAAACTGA
- the dusB gene encoding tRNA dihydrouridine synthase DusB, whose translation MLKIGNIEMKNPVVLAPMAGVCNSAFRLTVKEFGAGLVCAEMVSDKGIVFQNEKTLDMLYIDEREKPLSLQIFGGEKESLVQAASFVDKNTNADIIDINMGCPVPKITKCDAGAKWLLDPNKIYEMVSAVTEAVDKPVTVKMRMGWDEDHIYAVQNAQAVERAGGKAVSLHGRTRVQMYEGHANWDIIKEVKQAVNIPVIGNGDVKTPQDAKRMLEETGVDGVMIGRAALGNPWMIYRTVHYLETGELMGEPSAREKVEVCLLHLDRLIQLKGEFIAVREMRKHAAWYLKGIRGNARVRKAINLCETRDDLVNLLSGFVQEVEEKEDSIQAG comes from the coding sequence ATGTTAAAAATCGGAAATATCGAAATGAAAAATCCGGTTGTTCTCGCCCCGATGGCAGGAGTGTGTAATTCTGCTTTTCGTTTAACAGTGAAGGAATTCGGCGCGGGATTGGTTTGCGCTGAGATGGTTAGCGATAAAGGGATTGTTTTTCAAAACGAAAAGACCCTTGATATGTTATATATCGATGAAAGAGAGAAACCGCTTAGTCTGCAGATCTTTGGCGGTGAGAAGGAATCGCTTGTTCAGGCGGCCAGCTTTGTGGATAAAAACACAAATGCTGATATTATTGACATTAATATGGGCTGTCCTGTACCGAAAATTACGAAATGCGATGCCGGAGCTAAATGGCTGCTTGATCCTAATAAAATTTATGAAATGGTCTCCGCCGTCACGGAAGCGGTTGATAAGCCTGTCACAGTGAAAATGCGCATGGGCTGGGATGAAGATCACATTTATGCAGTACAAAATGCTCAAGCCGTTGAAAGAGCAGGAGGCAAAGCGGTATCGCTTCACGGCCGCACACGCGTACAAATGTATGAAGGCCATGCCAACTGGGATATCATTAAGGAAGTGAAACAAGCTGTGAATATTCCTGTGATCGGCAACGGCGATGTTAAAACGCCTCAGGATGCGAAGCGTATGCTTGAAGAAACAGGTGTGGACGGCGTGATGATTGGACGTGCCGCTCTAGGTAATCCATGGATGATTTATCGTACCGTACATTATCTGGAAACGGGTGAGCTGATGGGTGAGCCTTCCGCGCGTGAGAAAGTGGAGGTGTGCTTACTCCATCTCGACCGTTTAATTCAATTGAAAGGTGAATTTATCGCCGTTCGAGAAATGCGTAAGCATGCTGCGTGGTATTTAAAAGGCATTCGCGGCAACGCCCGCGTGCGCAAAGCGATTAACTTATGTGAGACTAGAGATGACCTTGTAAATCTTCTGTCCGGTTTTGTGCAGGAAGTGGAAGAGAAAGAAGATTCTATTCAAGCTGGATAA
- the folP gene encoding dihydropteroate synthase — translation MKVQAGSHLLDFDKKTHIMGILNATPDSFSDGGLFYDEKKAVDHAKEMAETGADIIDIGGESTRPGHTPLSLNDELKRVLPIIKEVASQVNKPISVDTYKAETARQSLEAGAHIINDIWGAKKDPEIAAVAAEYNAPIILMHNREDMNYQAFVRDVLMDLYDSINLAVKAGVQEDQIILDPGIGFAKTMEQNLDMIRQLDKIAALGFPVLLGPSRKRVIGHVLNLPVEERMEGTGAACCYGIEKGCAILRVHDVKPISRMARMTDVLMGKG, via the coding sequence ATGAAAGTACAGGCAGGATCACATCTTTTAGACTTTGATAAAAAAACGCATATTATGGGGATCTTAAATGCAACCCCTGATTCTTTTTCAGATGGCGGCTTATTCTATGACGAGAAGAAAGCCGTCGATCATGCCAAGGAGATGGCGGAAACGGGTGCCGATATTATCGATATTGGAGGGGAGTCGACTCGCCCTGGACATACCCCTCTTTCCCTTAACGATGAATTGAAAAGAGTATTGCCGATAATTAAAGAAGTGGCATCCCAAGTCAATAAGCCAATATCGGTCGATACGTACAAAGCAGAAACAGCCAGACAGTCTCTAGAGGCAGGTGCTCATATCATCAATGATATTTGGGGAGCGAAAAAAGACCCAGAAATTGCAGCTGTTGCGGCGGAGTACAACGCTCCGATTATTTTAATGCACAACCGCGAGGATATGAATTACCAAGCTTTCGTTCGCGATGTCTTAATGGACTTATATGATAGCATTAATCTCGCGGTGAAGGCGGGGGTGCAGGAAGACCAAATAATTCTCGATCCGGGAATAGGATTTGCCAAGACAATGGAGCAAAATCTAGACATGATACGCCAGCTGGATAAGATTGCGGCTCTTGGCTTTCCGGTGCTTTTAGGTCCTTCGCGCAAGAGGGTGATCGGCCATGTTCTTAATCTTCCTGTAGAAGAAAGAATGGAAGGGACCGGGGCTGCATGCTGCTATGGTATAGAAAAGGGATGCGCCATCTTGCGTGTGCACGATGTCAAACCTATTAGCCGCATGGCGCGAATGACGGATGTATTGATGGGGAAGGGGTGA